The following coding sequences are from one Salvia hispanica cultivar TCC Black 2014 chromosome 3, UniMelb_Shisp_WGS_1.0, whole genome shotgun sequence window:
- the LOC125212638 gene encoding 14-3-3 protein 1 encodes MALSREQYLYMAKLAEQAERYEEMVQFMDSLVVSAAGTELSVEERNLLSVAYKNVIGSVRAAWRIVSSIEQKEESRKNDDHVSLVKDYRSKVESELSQVCAGILKLLNDNLIPSAASSESRIFYLKMKGDYHRYLAEFKVDNERKEAAENTMLAYKAAQEIALADLAPTHPIRLGLALNFSVFYYEILNSSEKACSMAKQAFEEAIAELDTLGEESYKDSTLIMQLLRDNLTLWTSDMQDQIDEA; translated from the exons ATGGCTTTGAGCAGAGAGCAGTACCTCTACATGGCGAAGCTGGCCGAGCAAGCCGAGCGCTACGAGGAGATGGTCCAATTCATGGACAGCCTGGTCGTCAGCGCCGCCGGCACCGAGCTGTCCGTGGAGGAGCGCAACCTCCTCTCCGTGGCCTACAAGAACGTCATCGGCTCCGTCCGCGCGGCCTGGCGCATCGTGAGCTCCATCGAGCAGAAGGAGGAGAGCCGCAAGAACGACGACCACGTGTCGCTCGTCAAGGACTACAGATCTAAAGTTGAATCCGAGCTCTCGCAGGTCTGCGCCGGCATCCTCAAGCTCCTCAACGATAATCTCATCCCCTCTGCGGCTTCCAGCGAGTCTAGGATCTTCTACTTGAAGATGAAGGGCGATTACCATCGCTATCTGGCTGAGTTTAAGGTCGATAATGAGCGCAAGGAGGCGGCTGAGAATACTATGCTCGCTTACAAAGCAGCTCAg GAAATTGCACTAGCTGATCTTGCTCCCACGCATCCTATAAGGCTGGGATTGGCGCTCAATTTCTCCGTTTTTTACTACGAAATTCTGAATTCATCAGAGAAAGCTTGCAGCATGGCTAAACAG GCTTTCGAGGAAGCTATTGCAGAGCTGGACACTTTGGGTGAAGAGTCGTACAAGGATAGCACTCTTATCATGCAACTTCTGCGCGATAATCTCACTCTTTGGACGTCAGATATGCAG GACCAGATCGATGAGGCTTAA
- the LOC125210610 gene encoding glutamate--tRNA ligase-like: MELCTPPPIPNSPPPLHPNRFSPTALQFQPLLRSNTHSPLLYNHPVFTFGLKHQRGSSLRSTTSEEIYVKDDSKTVDENTDDYESRLDQELQEGSLFDNPLKLFKFLEGLNIKLDYEETYSFLAFGSGGAVALWLVAAVVSAIDSIPVLPKALELVGLGYTLWFTSRYLVLKKNRDELFARVEELKQQVLGSDN; encoded by the exons ATGGAGCTTTGCACACCTCCACCTATCCCCAATTCTCCTCCGCCGCTACACCCCAACCGCTTTTCCCCCACCGCCCTTCAATTTCAACCTCTCCTCCGTTCCAATACACATTCTCCCTTACTCTACAATCACCCAGTCTTCACCTTTG GATTGAAGCACCAACGAGGTTCATCTCTGAGGTCAACGACATCGGAGGAGATATATGTGAAAGACGATTCTAAGACAGTCGATGAAAATACTGATGATTATGAGTCTCGGCTTGATCAAGAGCTACAAGAAGGTTCATTGTTTGATAATCCGCTGAAGCTGTTTAAGTTCTTGGAGGGTCTCAATATAAAG TTGGATTACGAGGAAACATATTCATTTCTCGCCTTTGGTAGTGGTGGCGCTGTCGCACTTTGGTTAGTAGCTGCTGTCGTTAGTGCCATTGATTCAATCCCGGTG CTACCAAAAGCCTTGGAACTTGTCGGCCTTGGCTACACTCTCTGGTTCACCTCCCGATATCTAGTTTTAAAG AAAAACAGGGATGAATTGTTCGCCAGAGTCGAAGAGCTTAAGCAGCAGGTCCTTGGCTCGGACAACTAA
- the LOC125212637 gene encoding nucleolar GTP-binding protein 1 isoform X1, giving the protein MTSTWSRLQLLHAPPSSLLFRRRDFPKFAKFVPAKFLLPTMCFCQQLQTQTYEIVKGSYVPAGDTKQATKVEDKVVKALEAVGAFQKLPMVMPSIDILYSALKKARRVSPTKGIANIAKRERNKGAKQLDALMKEIAVPLRKYTENFPGKISLHPYERSLVELTLGDGNYEEVLRKVDYLRKRVVAVGKEHASLCAKSVTKREAEERLSEGIKKIEEIFSHEGKAVDELLNIAKTLRAMPVVDLETPTLCLVGAPNVGKSSLVRLLSTGKPEICNYPFTTRGILMGHINLSYQNFQVTDTPGLLRRHDEDRNNLEKLTLAVLSHLPTAVLFVHDLSGECGTSPSDQFTIYNEIKERFANHLWLDVVSKSDLLTDSPVVFITEDSNTDSLDLAKYRRMGPDGSLHVSVKTEVGISELKARVHELLVTQSERIKSCESSEEGHEVVT; this is encoded by the exons ATGACCAGCACATGGAGTCGACTCCAGCTACTGCACGCGCCGCCGTCTTCGCTGCTCTTCCGTCGCCGCGATTTTCCCAAAT TTGCGAAATTCGTTCCTGCGAAATTTTTGCTTCCGACGATGTGCTTCTGTCAGCAATTGCAGACGCAAACCTATGAAATTGTGAAAGGAAGCTATGTTCCCGCTGGCGATACCAAGCAAGCAACAAAAGTTGAG GATAAAGTGGTGAAGGCTCTTGAAGCAGTTGGAGCATTTCAAAAGCTTCCAATGGTGATGCCGTCGATTGATATTTTGTATTCGGCATTGAAGAAGGCAAGGAGAGTGTCACCTACAAAGG GCATTGCCAATATTGCAAAACGtgaaagaaataaaggtgCGAAGCAACTTGATGCGTTGATGAAG GAGATAGCTGTTCCGTTGAGAAAGTACACGGAGAACTTCCCCGGAAAAATAAGTTTGCACCCATATGAAAGATCTCTAGTTGAGTTGACTCTTGGAGATGGGAACTATGAAGAG GTGTTGAGAAAGGTTGATTATTTACGGAAGCGAGTGGTGGCAGTTGGAAAAGAGCATGCCTCTCTCTGTGCCAAG TCAGTCACAAAGCGTGAAGCTGAGGAACGACTGAGTGAG ggaataaaaaaaatagaagaaattttCAGTCATGAAGGAAAAGCTGTAGATGAATTATTAAACATTGCCAAG ACATTGCGGGCAATGCCAGTCGTAGATCTGGAAACACCCACTTTGTGCCTTGTTGGGGCGCCAAACGTAGGAAAATCATCTTTGGTTCGTCTACTATCTACTGGAAAGCCTGAG ATATGCAATTATCCATTCACTACGAGAGGAATTTTGATGGGTCATATTAACTTGAGCTATCAGAATTTTCAG GTTACAGATACCCCAGGTCTACTACGGAGACATGATG AGGATAGAAATAATTTGGAAAAGTTGACACTTGCCGTTCTTTCTCATCTGCCCACTGCTGTACTCTTTGTTCATGATCTCTCTGGAGAATGTGGGACCTCACCTTCCGATCAG TTTACCATCTACAATGAAATCAAAGAGAGGTTCGCAAACCATCTTTGGCTTGATGTCGTGTCTAAATCTGATCTGCTAACTGATTCTCCGGTAGTATTCATCACTGAAGATAGTAACACCGATAGTTTGGATCTAGCAAAGTATCGGAGAATGGGACCTGATGGATCACTACATGTATCTGTTAAGACTGAAGTAGGCATCAGCGAG TTGAAGGCTCGAGTGCATGAGCTACTAGTGACCCAGTCGGAGAGGATAAAAAGCTGCGAAAGCAGTGAAGAAGGACATGAAGTTGTAACATAA
- the LOC125212637 gene encoding nucleolar GTP-binding protein 1 isoform X2: protein MVMPSIDILYSALKKARRVSPTKGIANIAKRERNKGAKQLDALMKEIAVPLRKYTENFPGKISLHPYERSLVELTLGDGNYEEVLRKVDYLRKRVVAVGKEHASLCAKSVTKREAEERLSEGIKKIEEIFSHEGKAVDELLNIAKTLRAMPVVDLETPTLCLVGAPNVGKSSLVRLLSTGKPEICNYPFTTRGILMGHINLSYQNFQVTDTPGLLRRHDEDRNNLEKLTLAVLSHLPTAVLFVHDLSGECGTSPSDQFTIYNEIKERFANHLWLDVVSKSDLLTDSPVVFITEDSNTDSLDLAKYRRMGPDGSLHVSVKTEVGISELKARVHELLVTQSERIKSCESSEEGHEVVT, encoded by the exons ATGGTGATGCCGTCGATTGATATTTTGTATTCGGCATTGAAGAAGGCAAGGAGAGTGTCACCTACAAAGG GCATTGCCAATATTGCAAAACGtgaaagaaataaaggtgCGAAGCAACTTGATGCGTTGATGAAG GAGATAGCTGTTCCGTTGAGAAAGTACACGGAGAACTTCCCCGGAAAAATAAGTTTGCACCCATATGAAAGATCTCTAGTTGAGTTGACTCTTGGAGATGGGAACTATGAAGAG GTGTTGAGAAAGGTTGATTATTTACGGAAGCGAGTGGTGGCAGTTGGAAAAGAGCATGCCTCTCTCTGTGCCAAG TCAGTCACAAAGCGTGAAGCTGAGGAACGACTGAGTGAG ggaataaaaaaaatagaagaaattttCAGTCATGAAGGAAAAGCTGTAGATGAATTATTAAACATTGCCAAG ACATTGCGGGCAATGCCAGTCGTAGATCTGGAAACACCCACTTTGTGCCTTGTTGGGGCGCCAAACGTAGGAAAATCATCTTTGGTTCGTCTACTATCTACTGGAAAGCCTGAG ATATGCAATTATCCATTCACTACGAGAGGAATTTTGATGGGTCATATTAACTTGAGCTATCAGAATTTTCAG GTTACAGATACCCCAGGTCTACTACGGAGACATGATG AGGATAGAAATAATTTGGAAAAGTTGACACTTGCCGTTCTTTCTCATCTGCCCACTGCTGTACTCTTTGTTCATGATCTCTCTGGAGAATGTGGGACCTCACCTTCCGATCAG TTTACCATCTACAATGAAATCAAAGAGAGGTTCGCAAACCATCTTTGGCTTGATGTCGTGTCTAAATCTGATCTGCTAACTGATTCTCCGGTAGTATTCATCACTGAAGATAGTAACACCGATAGTTTGGATCTAGCAAAGTATCGGAGAATGGGACCTGATGGATCACTACATGTATCTGTTAAGACTGAAGTAGGCATCAGCGAG TTGAAGGCTCGAGTGCATGAGCTACTAGTGACCCAGTCGGAGAGGATAAAAAGCTGCGAAAGCAGTGAAGAAGGACATGAAGTTGTAACATAA